Proteins found in one Sphingomonas sp. SORGH_AS_0879 genomic segment:
- a CDS encoding integration host factor subunit beta codes for MIRSELVQKIGQHNPGLNPREVELIVTIFFDEITKRLADDGRVELRGFGAFSTRSRGARTGRNPRTGETVEVIAKRVPYFKPGKEMRARLNVEAG; via the coding sequence ATGATCCGTTCGGAACTGGTGCAGAAAATCGGTCAACACAATCCGGGGCTCAACCCGCGTGAAGTCGAGTTGATCGTGACTATCTTCTTTGACGAAATCACAAAACGTCTTGCGGATGACGGTCGTGTTGAACTGCGCGGCTTCGGCGCCTTTTCGACCCGCTCGCGCGGCGCACGTACCGGACGCAATCCCCGCACTGGCGAAACCGTCGAGGTCATCGCCAAGCGCGTTCCCTATTTCAAGCCCGGCAAGGAAATGCGCGCTCGCCTGAACGTCGAGGCCGGCTGA